A DNA window from Candidatus Neomarinimicrobiota bacterium contains the following coding sequences:
- a CDS encoding helix-turn-helix transcriptional regulator — MDIQQYIIDDFNPNKILEKIASRMKARRILLNITQRELANQSGVSLGSIKRFETKHLIALQSLIKIAVVLDASEEFHQLFPQDKYKSIAEVLRVAEKQPRQRARDV; from the coding sequence ATGGATATACAACAATATATAATTGACGATTTTAATCCTAACAAAATTTTAGAAAAAATTGCCAGCCGCATGAAAGCCAGACGCATTCTTTTGAATATTACTCAGAGGGAACTTGCAAATCAATCTGGAGTGAGTTTGGGAAGCATCAAGAGATTTGAAACAAAGCATCTGATTGCTCTTCAAAGCCTGATCAAGATTGCAGTTGTATTAGATGCTTCAGAAGAGTTTCACCAATTATTTCCCCAGGATAAATACAAAAGTATTGCTGAAGTATTAAGAGTTGCAGAGAAACAACCTAGACAACGTGCCCGTGATGTTTGA